One Thermodesulfobacteriota bacterium genomic window, GGAGCTCGCCGGCGGCATATCCGAAGCGCTTTACACGACGGCGTTCGGGCTTATGGTCGCCATACCGGCGTTTATTGCGTACAAGTACGCAACCGGCAAGGCCGACGAGCTAATAGCGCTCATGGAAGAGGAAGGCAGGAGGATGCTCGAATATATCACTAACGCGAAGGAGCGCGCACTCGTCCGGGCCGAGAGCACGAGGGATATACTCAGATGAAATTCAAGCCCGTAAAGAAATCCAAGTCGGCGGGCGGCGCGATAGACCTGACGCCCATAGTGGACGTGGTTTTCAACCTGCTCATCTTCTTCGCCGTGACGCTCAGCTTCGCGGCGACGTCGGGCGGTATAAACGTGAAGCTGCCGTCGGCGAGCTCCGCCGACCCTGTCGAGACGGAGGAGATCACCGTCAACCTGACGGAGGACGGGAAGCTGTTCTATAACGACACGAGCGTCGATCTCGCGGGCCTTGCGGAAAAGCTCAAGGAAGTCAAAAACAAGGAATCCATCATTATTATAAGGGCCGACAGTACCGTGCCCCACGGAAAGGTCGTTCAGGTTATGGACACCGTAAAGTCGGAGGGGCTCAGCAAGATCGCCATTGCAGTCGACCAGGCGCCCCCGCCGGATACGACAAATAATAAATAGCCGAAAAGCCGGGAGTCCGGGATCCCCCCTGCCCTTCCAAAGCAATATCTTCAATTCGGACGGCCCGTTACAGGCATCACGCGTTCTTCTTATTCAATAACTATATAATTATCGGAATACCCTTTACAGCCTTACCCAATTATTCTATAATACGATAACTAATATATTATAGATTGTTGTTTCTTGAGGAATCACGATAGACGATTATACAAAAACATCTTTATAGAGGAGGGTATTCATGAGAGTACTGAGGGTATTGGCAGTATCGCTTCTGTTTGTGTTCACTGGTATCGGAATCGTAGGGGGATGCGGCGGTGGAGGCGGAGGAGGGGGCCAGCCTACTGACGCCCCTCCGACAACCCCGCCCACGGCCCCGCCGACTGCTCCACCGACAGCGCCGCCTACGGCACCGCCGACCGCGTGCCAGGTGCCGCCGCTCAACACCAATTTCTCCAATCTTCTGTATATCTTTATAGACGAGCCAAACAATATCGTCATCGGTGTAACGTCCGACGGAGAGACTGTCGCGATAGCGGCTGCGGATATCATTGAGGACCCGCTTATTATCGCCCTTGGAGCAATACCTGTAAGTGCTGACCTTGCACTCATAGATGTTGCGATTGTTGAGGACCTGGTATTCGATGCATCCGGAGACGGTGTGCGACTGGATAACGGCAGTGTATTCCAGGTAAACGACCTTATCGTAGGTAATGTCGTTTTTGATTTCGACATGGAGGGAGAATGCGACAGTATAGAGTCACTCGACGTTTCTTCTTCCAATACCTTGAGAGGACTGGCTACGGAGCTGTCTCAGACCAGGGGGTTCATAACGGGAGAATCGGGAATAATTACCGATTATGCAATAAACGTGTTAAACAACGGCGAATAACTCACCCGGTTATGCCCATTCTGCGGGCCGTCTCGCTCCCTGGGGCGGCCCGTTTTTTATACTGTGGGCAGAGAGGGTTTCCGGAGCGCGCCGGACGTGGAGGATAACTATAAAGAAAAGATGAAAGAT contains:
- a CDS encoding biopolymer transporter ExbD, whose protein sequence is MKFKPVKKSKSAGGAIDLTPIVDVVFNLLIFFAVTLSFAATSGGINVKLPSASSADPVETEEITVNLTEDGKLFYNDTSVDLAGLAEKLKEVKNKESIIIIRADSTVPHGKVVQVMDTVKSEGLSKIAIAVDQAPPPDTTNNK